In one window of Armatimonadota bacterium DNA:
- a CDS encoding isoprenylcysteine carboxylmethyltransferase family protein, protein MDVSRFLFLNRMIATRLAAVVIVAAFWLLDVRPGVGALAAGTLLALAGEALRFWAAGHLVKDQVLTVTGPFAHTRHPLYVGSTLIGIGLCVGSHIWWSYILFVVVVAAFYVPTALYEEKRLTRTYGDAYVRYRGAVPALGVRLSKYRALASGANDDSDSGFAWRRIPRNLEQYAAASTLLLLAALWAKLAFVGGGV, encoded by the coding sequence ATGGATGTATCGCGTTTCCTGTTCCTCAATAGGATGATTGCGACGCGGCTTGCGGCCGTCGTCATCGTTGCCGCTTTTTGGCTGCTCGACGTGCGGCCGGGCGTGGGCGCGCTGGCGGCCGGCACGCTGCTCGCGCTCGCCGGCGAGGCCCTTAGATTCTGGGCCGCCGGTCATTTGGTCAAGGACCAGGTACTCACCGTGACGGGTCCCTTCGCGCATACTCGGCACCCGCTGTACGTGGGCAGCACGCTCATCGGCATTGGGCTCTGCGTCGGCTCCCACATCTGGTGGTCCTACATATTGTTCGTCGTGGTCGTCGCAGCGTTCTACGTGCCGACGGCACTATACGAGGAGAAGCGGCTGACGCGCACGTACGGGGACGCGTACGTGCGCTACCGTGGAGCCGTGCCCGCACTAGGCGTCAGACTGAGCAAGTATCGCGCGCTCGCATCGGGTGCGAACGATGACTCGGACAGCGGGTTTGCCTGGCGGCGGATACCGAGAAACCTGGAGCAGTACGCGGCTGCTTCGACGCTGCTCCTGCTCGCCGCGCTGTGGGCGAAGCTCGCCTTCGTCGGAGGTGGCGTGTGA